A DNA window from Acidobacteriota bacterium contains the following coding sequences:
- a CDS encoding site-2 protease family protein, translated as MGGVARVGEFGIWYIVFLFTLTLHEAGHALVAWIGGDDTAYRGGQVTLNPWPHIRREPFGTIVVQILTFVTSGWMMGWASAPYDPEWGRRHPKRLAAMSAAGPGANLLLASVVFFILKVLLGAGVFTAPGRVGFDTLVTPAAGTEAGSWLYPLCVSLSVALNLNVLLFLFNLIPLPPLDGSGVVSGLLPGSVGKALEGVARNPMMSIVGLMLAWRLFDYVYPPAFSLLLVLLHPDLSYG; from the coding sequence ATGGGGGGCGTTGCGCGCGTCGGCGAGTTCGGGATCTGGTACATCGTCTTCCTCTTCACGCTGACGCTCCATGAGGCGGGGCACGCGCTGGTCGCGTGGATCGGCGGCGACGACACCGCCTACCGCGGCGGGCAGGTGACGCTCAACCCCTGGCCGCACATCCGCCGCGAGCCGTTCGGAACGATCGTCGTCCAGATCCTGACCTTCGTGACCTCCGGGTGGATGATGGGGTGGGCCTCGGCGCCCTACGATCCCGAGTGGGGGAGGCGGCACCCGAAGCGCCTCGCGGCGATGTCGGCCGCCGGACCCGGGGCCAACCTCCTCCTCGCCTCGGTGGTCTTCTTCATCCTCAAGGTGTTGCTCGGGGCCGGAGTCTTCACGGCGCCGGGGCGCGTGGGCTTCGACACCCTCGTCACCCCCGCCGCGGGGACCGAGGCGGGCTCGTGGCTGTACCCTCTCTGCGTGAGCCTCTCGGTCGCGCTGAACCTCAACGTGCTCCTCTTTCTCTTCAACCTGATCCCGCTTCCTCCGCTCGACGGGAGCGGCGTCGTCTCGGGGCTCCTCCCCGGATCCGTCGGGAAGGCGCTCGAGGGGGTGGCGCGCAACCCGATGATGTCGATCGTCGGCCTGATGCTGGCGTGGCGCCTCTTCGACTACGTCTACCCGCCGGCGTTTTCGCTGCTTCTCGTGCTTCTCCACCCCGATCTCAGCTACGGTTGA
- a CDS encoding protein kinase — protein MTCPSCASEIKDASRFCSTCGAGLEATSVAPTRTSLRDLGVSSGALDDARFIPGTLLAGRYRIIGLLGKGGMGEVYRADDLKLGQPVALKFLPEAFASDPVRLNRFLNEVKIARQVSHPNVCRVYDVGEVEGQHYLSMEYVDGEDLASLLRRIGHLPQDKAIEVSRQICAGLAAAHDRGVLHRDLKPANVMIDGRGKVRLTDFGLAGLAGGFKEGEIRAGTPAYMAPEQLEGREVSAKSDIYALGLVLYEMFAGTHPYKADSVAEMARKREQATPGSLSSRVKDLDPAVERAILRCLEKDPKARPASAIAVAASLPGGDPLRAALAAGETPSPEMVAAAGDVGGLKPAIAWALLVSTLGLVALVVVLTGKTSLLDRITLAKSPEALSERAREVLHRLGHVAPAVDSARGFNPDGDYLQWVAKNDPSPTRWARLASARPPSLFFWYRESPRPIIGKKTISVVEPFDPPLDVPGMALVGLDPAGGLIGFVEVPPSMSDPNAAPGVEPDWSVLFAESGIDMKAFTRVDSIWTPPVYCDARAAWEGPLPGHPETKIRLEAGGWHGRPNYFLTMGPWSRPISDSIDPPPSAMSLSGNVEVLIQLVPLIAAIFLARRNLKAGRGDRSGAFRVGLGFLLVHFVVWAIMANHTGNLPEEWGMLQRTSGWTLYYAVTLWLSYLALEPYVRRRWPDALISWTRLLGGRVRDPLLGRDLLTGSLVGVTLALLFQLASLAPSWMGRPLGTPNTPDFNALTGPGFLVAILLDFMVHSVVIAMGVLFILFLLRVFLRREWLAAVGLSLIISMQVVLGNDLLPLAALFASAAVGLFTFTMMRHGFLAATVAMMVSRWLNELPLPSNWHAWYAGMSTLVPLTVAALAVYGFTIALAGKPIFGGNLLED, from the coding sequence ATGACCTGCCCATCCTGCGCCAGCGAGATCAAGGACGCGAGCCGCTTCTGCTCGACGTGCGGGGCCGGCCTCGAGGCCACGTCGGTCGCGCCGACGCGGACCTCGCTCAGGGACCTTGGCGTCTCCTCCGGGGCGCTCGACGACGCGCGATTCATCCCCGGGACTCTCCTCGCCGGGCGGTACCGGATCATCGGCCTCCTCGGCAAGGGGGGGATGGGGGAGGTCTATCGCGCCGACGATCTGAAGCTCGGCCAGCCGGTCGCGCTGAAGTTCCTTCCCGAGGCGTTCGCGAGCGACCCCGTGAGGCTCAACCGGTTTCTCAACGAGGTGAAGATCGCGCGGCAGGTGTCGCACCCGAACGTCTGTCGCGTCTACGACGTCGGCGAGGTGGAGGGGCAGCACTACCTCTCGATGGAGTACGTCGACGGGGAGGACCTCGCGTCGCTCCTGCGCCGCATCGGCCACCTGCCGCAGGACAAGGCGATCGAGGTCAGCCGCCAGATCTGCGCGGGGCTCGCGGCGGCGCACGACCGCGGCGTGCTCCACCGAGATCTCAAGCCGGCGAACGTGATGATCGACGGGCGCGGCAAGGTGCGCCTCACCGACTTCGGCCTCGCCGGCCTCGCGGGCGGGTTCAAGGAGGGGGAGATTCGCGCGGGGACTCCGGCGTACATGGCGCCGGAGCAGCTCGAGGGGCGCGAGGTGTCGGCGAAGAGCGACATCTACGCCCTGGGCCTCGTCCTCTACGAGATGTTCGCCGGCACGCACCCCTATAAGGCCGACTCCGTGGCGGAGATGGCGCGCAAGCGGGAGCAGGCGACGCCGGGCTCCCTCTCGTCGCGCGTGAAGGATCTCGATCCGGCGGTCGAGCGGGCGATCCTGAGGTGCCTCGAGAAGGATCCGAAGGCGCGACCGGCGTCGGCGATCGCCGTCGCGGCGTCGCTCCCGGGAGGCGACCCGCTGAGGGCGGCGCTCGCGGCGGGGGAGACGCCGTCCCCCGAGATGGTCGCGGCGGCGGGCGACGTCGGCGGGCTGAAGCCGGCGATCGCCTGGGCGCTCCTCGTCTCGACGCTGGGCCTTGTCGCGCTGGTCGTGGTCCTGACGGGGAAGACGTCGCTGCTCGATCGCATCACCCTCGCGAAATCTCCCGAGGCTCTCTCCGAGAGAGCGAGGGAGGTCCTGCACAGGCTCGGACACGTTGCGCCGGCCGTCGACAGCGCGCGGGGCTTCAATCCCGACGGGGACTATCTGCAGTGGGTGGCGAAGAACGATCCCTCCCCCACGCGATGGGCTCGACTCGCCTCCGCGCGCCCTCCGTCTCTCTTCTTCTGGTACCGCGAGAGCCCGCGTCCCATCATCGGAAAGAAGACGATCAGCGTGGTGGAGCCCTTCGATCCTCCCCTGGACGTCCCCGGGATGGCGCTGGTGGGCCTCGACCCGGCCGGTGGCCTGATCGGCTTCGTCGAAGTGCCCCCGTCCATGAGCGATCCGAACGCGGCGCCCGGCGTGGAGCCGGACTGGTCGGTCCTCTTCGCGGAATCGGGGATCGACATGAAGGCCTTCACCCGCGTCGACTCGATCTGGACGCCGCCCGTCTACTGCGACGCGCGCGCCGCGTGGGAGGGACCGCTCCCCGGGCATCCGGAGACGAAGATCCGTCTCGAGGCGGGTGGGTGGCACGGCCGGCCCAACTACTTCCTGACGATGGGGCCCTGGTCGAGGCCCATCTCGGACTCGATCGATCCTCCGCCGAGCGCGATGTCCTTGTCCGGCAACGTCGAGGTCCTGATCCAGCTCGTGCCGCTCATCGCCGCAATCTTTCTCGCGCGTCGCAATCTGAAGGCCGGCAGGGGAGATCGCTCGGGGGCCTTCAGGGTCGGCCTCGGATTCCTTCTCGTTCACTTCGTCGTCTGGGCCATCATGGCAAACCACACGGGCAATCTTCCCGAGGAATGGGGGATGCTCCAGCGGACGAGCGGGTGGACCCTCTACTATGCCGTGACGCTCTGGCTCTCGTACCTGGCGCTCGAGCCGTACGTTCGCAGGAGATGGCCCGACGCCCTCATCTCGTGGACGCGCCTTCTGGGAGGGAGAGTGCGCGATCCACTCCTGGGCCGGGATCTACTCACCGGGTCTCTCGTCGGCGTGACACTGGCTCTTCTGTTCCAGCTGGCGTCCCTGGCGCCGTCGTGGATGGGTCGACCGCTCGGCACGCCCAACACCCCGGACTTCAACGCCCTGACGGGGCCCGGTTTTCTCGTCGCGATCCTGCTCGACTTCATGGTCCACAGCGTCGTCATCGCCATGGGGGTGCTCTTCATCCTCTTCCTGCTGCGGGTCTTTCTGAGGCGCGAGTGGCTGGCGGCCGTCGGTCTCTCGCTCATCATCTCGATGCAAGTCGTGCTGGGCAACGATCTCCTGCCCCTCGCGGCGCTCTTCGCATCCGCCGCGGTGGGGCTCTTCACGTTCACGATGATGCGGCACGGGTTCCTCGCGGCCACGGTGGCGATGATGGTCTCGCGATGGCTCAACGAGCTTCCGCTCCCGTCCAACTGGCACGCGTGGTACGCGGGTATGTCGACGCTGGTCCCCCTCACCGTCGCGGCGCTCGCCGTCTACGGCTTCACCATCGCTCTCGCCGGCAAGCCGATCTTCGGAGGCAACCTGCTTGAGGATTGA
- a CDS encoding M20/M25/M40 family metallo-hydrolase, with translation MRQRRSRRRPREGEGSPQVHRRPDAPHLPRADGGLLRGRLPAGGARRHGDAGARGKGREDPRRGAEEAEDPVQDLREGEGAREPPGFIFGAVGDEEVGVGVGLDFLIKKKVIKCTDAIIPDIAGDMKEINIAEKGRVILKVHSHGKQAHAMEPKKGINAVHAMAHFLTALEKHTLSHAPHAAFHDGPTINLGLVKGGVAPNAVAADCEATLDIRFLPGQSAEGIRAEIQGLADSVQRSGATPGASFKVEIFQSVGPCEVKPDAPIVRMIRKHAPDAKITGSGGGTFAKDLIHALGIEAVGWSCGNEATYHQPNEEVEVDQLVTFAGRLANLALDLCSMKA, from the coding sequence ATCCGCCAGCGCCGATCCCGCCGCCGTCCTCGGGAGGGCGAAGGATCTCCGCAAGTTCATCGTCGACCTGACGCTCCGCATCTGCCGCGAGCGGACGGTGGACTACTTCGAGGCCGACTACCCGCAGGGGGGGCCCGACGGCATGGCGATGCCGGGGCACGAGGGAAAGGTCGTGAAGATCCTCGCCGCGGAGCTGAAGAAGCTGAAGATCCCGTACAAGACCTACGCGAAGGTGAAGGGGCGCGAGAACCTCCTGGCTTCATCTTCGGCGCGGTCGGCGACGAGGAGGTCGGCGTCGGCGTCGGCCTCGACTTCCTCATCAAGAAGAAGGTCATCAAGTGCACCGACGCCATCATCCCCGACATCGCGGGGGACATGAAGGAGATCAACATCGCCGAGAAGGGGCGGGTGATCCTCAAGGTGCACTCTCACGGGAAGCAGGCGCACGCGATGGAGCCGAAGAAGGGGATCAACGCCGTCCACGCCATGGCGCACTTCCTGACCGCTCTCGAGAAGCACACGCTCAGCCACGCGCCCCACGCGGCCTTCCACGACGGGCCCACGATCAACCTCGGGCTGGTGAAGGGTGGCGTCGCGCCGAACGCCGTCGCCGCCGACTGCGAGGCGACGCTCGACATCCGCTTCCTGCCGGGGCAGAGCGCCGAGGGGATCCGGGCCGAGATCCAGGGGCTCGCCGACAGCGTCCAGCGCTCGGGCGCGACGCCGGGGGCCTCGTTCAAGGTCGAGATCTTCCAGAGCGTGGGCCCCTGCGAGGTGAAGCCCGACGCCCCCATCGTCCGGATGATCCGGAAGCACGCTCCTGACGCGAAGATCACCGGGAGCGGCGGTGGCACCTTCGCGAAGGACCTCATCCACGCCCTGGGCATCGAGGCGGTGGGGTGGTCGTGCGGCAACGAGGCGACGTACCACCAGCCCAACGAAGAGGTGGAGGTCGATCAGCTCGTGACCTTCGCAGGTCGCCTCGCGAACCTCGCCCTCGATCTGTGCTCCATGAAGGCGTGA